The proteins below are encoded in one region of Rhizobium sp. 9140:
- a CDS encoding NADP-dependent isocitrate dehydrogenase, with protein sequence MSKIKVANPVVELDGDEMTRIIWQFIKEKLIHPYLDIDLEYYDLGMENRDATDDKVTIDAANAIKKHGVGVKCATITPDEQRVEEFGLKKMWKSPNGTIRNILGGVIFREPIICKNVPRLVPGWTKPIIVGRHAFGDQYRATDFKFPGKGKLTMKFVGDDGTEIEHEVYDAPAAGVAMGMYNLDESITDFARASLNYGLQRGVPVYLSTKNTILKVYDGRFKDIFQEVFEKEFADKFKEAKIWYEHRLIDDMVASALKWSGGYVWACKNYDGDVQSDIVAQGFGSLGLMTSVLMTPDGQTVEAEAAHGTVTRHYRQHQKGEETSTNSIASIFAWTRGLAHRAKLDGNAELTKFADTLERVCIETVEDGYMTKDLALLIGPDQPWLSTTGFLDKIDENLGKAMAA encoded by the coding sequence ATGAGCAAGATCAAGGTCGCCAATCCCGTCGTCGAACTCGACGGCGACGAGATGACCCGCATTATCTGGCAGTTCATCAAGGAAAAGCTGATCCACCCCTATCTGGACATCGACCTTGAATACTACGATCTCGGCATGGAAAACCGCGACGCCACCGACGACAAGGTGACGATCGACGCGGCCAACGCCATCAAGAAGCACGGCGTCGGCGTCAAGTGCGCGACGATCACCCCGGACGAGCAGCGCGTCGAGGAATTTGGCCTGAAGAAGATGTGGAAGTCGCCGAACGGCACGATCCGCAACATTCTCGGCGGCGTCATCTTCCGCGAGCCGATCATCTGCAAGAACGTGCCGCGCCTCGTTCCCGGCTGGACCAAGCCGATCATCGTCGGCCGCCACGCCTTCGGCGACCAGTACCGTGCGACCGATTTCAAGTTCCCCGGCAAGGGCAAGCTGACGATGAAGTTCGTCGGCGACGACGGCACGGAAATCGAACACGAAGTCTACGACGCACCGGCCGCCGGCGTTGCCATGGGCATGTACAACCTCGACGAATCGATCACCGACTTCGCCCGCGCATCTCTGAACTACGGCCTGCAGCGCGGCGTTCCCGTCTACCTGTCGACCAAGAACACCATCCTCAAGGTCTATGACGGCCGCTTCAAGGACATCTTCCAGGAGGTCTTCGAAAAGGAATTCGCGGACAAGTTCAAGGAAGCCAAGATCTGGTACGAACACCGCCTGATCGACGACATGGTCGCCTCCGCGCTCAAGTGGTCCGGCGGCTACGTCTGGGCCTGCAAGAACTATGACGGCGACGTCCAGTCCGACATCGTCGCCCAGGGCTTCGGCTCGCTCGGCCTGATGACCTCGGTTCTGATGACCCCGGATGGCCAGACCGTCGAAGCCGAAGCCGCACACGGCACGGTCACGCGCCACTACCGCCAGCACCAGAAGGGCGAGGAAACCTCGACCAACTCGATCGCCTCGATCTTCGCCTGGACGCGTGGCCTCGCCCACCGCGCCAAGCTCGACGGCAATGCCGAACTGACAAAGTTCGCCGACACGCTGGAGCGCGTCTGCATCGAGACGGTCGAGGACGGCTACATGACGAAGGACCTCGCGCTCCTGATCGGTCCCGACCAGCCCTGGCTCTCCACCACCGGCTTCCTCGACAAGATCGACGAAAACCTGGGCAAGGCCATGGCCGCCTGA
- a CDS encoding GNAT family N-acetyltransferase, translating into MTTRPTQQTIRPLEPQDRAQWEPMWRAYLSFYETTLPEAQYDLTWQRLLDPSEPMHALGAFDAKDRLTGIAHIIFHRSCWLPESTCYLQDLFVDPTSRGAGTGAALIEATADLARQKRAGRLYWLTQDQNTTARRLYDRIAAASGFVQYRKPLDQ; encoded by the coding sequence ATGACCACACGCCCCACCCAGCAGACGATCCGCCCGCTCGAACCGCAGGATCGTGCGCAGTGGGAACCCATGTGGCGCGCCTACCTCTCCTTCTACGAGACGACGCTCCCGGAGGCGCAATACGACCTCACCTGGCAGCGGCTGCTGGATCCCTCGGAGCCCATGCATGCACTCGGCGCCTTCGATGCGAAGGACCGCCTTACCGGCATCGCCCACATCATTTTCCACCGCTCCTGCTGGCTTCCGGAGAGCACCTGCTACCTCCAGGACCTCTTCGTCGATCCGACAAGCCGAGGCGCAGGCACCGGCGCCGCCCTCATCGAAGCGACCGCCGATCTCGCCCGCCAGAAACGGGCCGGCCGCCTCTACTGGCTCACCCAAGACCAAAACACCACCGCCCGCCGCCTCTACGACCGCATCGCGGCGGCGTCGGGGTTTGTTCAGTATCGCAAGCCTCTCGATCAGTGA
- a CDS encoding DinB family protein, translated as MSTKTLLQALSRYKFRSDDEVLTALASLSDNVTTDAMTAALRVLHHAHLVDRIFAANLQRHTHDFKGSWQADPPSLDELSANMREIDAWYVEYIAGITNADLEERIDFTFTDGQHGRMSREEMLAHVITHSGYHRGEVGRLIPEIEATAMRDVFAGYLHEAEPERRQESELHQWRNRQPSAPEPAPLKSAAGN; from the coding sequence ATGTCCACGAAGACTCTTCTACAGGCACTTTCCCGGTATAAATTCCGCAGTGATGATGAGGTGCTGACCGCCTTAGCCTCCCTGTCGGACAACGTGACAACGGATGCCATGACTGCGGCACTCCGCGTTCTGCATCACGCCCATCTTGTGGACAGAATATTTGCCGCCAACCTTCAGCGGCACACTCACGACTTCAAGGGGAGCTGGCAGGCCGATCCGCCATCTCTTGATGAGCTTTCTGCGAATATGCGCGAAATCGACGCGTGGTACGTTGAGTATATCGCGGGGATCACAAACGCAGACCTTGAAGAGCGCATCGATTTCACATTTACCGATGGACAGCACGGTCGCATGTCGCGCGAGGAGATGCTCGCGCACGTGATCACACACAGCGGCTATCACCGCGGTGAAGTCGGCCGTCTCATTCCGGAAATCGAAGCAACCGCGATGCGGGATGTTTTCGCTGGGTACCTACACGAGGCGGAACCCGAGCGCCGTCAAGAGAGCGAGTTACATCAATGGCGAAACCGCCAGCCAAGCGCCCCCGAACCAGCCCCCCTGAAGAGCGCCGCCGGCAATTGA
- a CDS encoding TetR/AcrR family transcriptional regulator, producing MTAAERLFLEKGVENTSIEDITSDAVVSKGSFYLHFTSKTEVIEALRKDFVENLAGFVKADFEREHESDWNARLMAWVTACAIGYLRATRLHHLLFTTTPAPSREGLTRNILVDNLTELLKAGSRNHVWELDDPAFTAVFLFNALHAVVDRGNRTESLEEREALLANIRLHAQRLVFTKPVSDTKTGGGNEKSP from the coding sequence ATGACGGCAGCCGAGAGGCTGTTCCTCGAAAAGGGTGTCGAGAACACGTCTATAGAAGACATCACATCCGATGCGGTGGTGTCAAAAGGATCGTTCTATCTGCACTTCACATCAAAGACGGAGGTTATCGAAGCATTACGGAAGGATTTTGTCGAAAATCTCGCCGGCTTCGTTAAGGCAGACTTCGAGCGAGAGCACGAAAGCGATTGGAACGCCAGACTCATGGCGTGGGTTACCGCGTGTGCTATCGGATATCTGAGAGCAACGCGCCTACACCACCTACTGTTTACCACGACCCCTGCACCCTCTCGGGAAGGCCTGACGCGAAACATCCTGGTCGACAATCTGACAGAACTCCTCAAGGCTGGTAGCCGTAACCATGTCTGGGAGTTGGACGATCCGGCCTTTACGGCTGTCTTTTTGTTCAACGCGCTTCATGCAGTCGTCGACCGAGGCAACCGTACGGAGAGTCTTGAGGAGCGTGAAGCGCTTCTCGCCAACATTCGGCTGCACGCCCAGAGACTCGTATTCACCAAGCCGGTGTCGGACACCAAAACAGGCGGCGGCAACGAAAAATCACCCTAA